Proteins from a single region of Campylobacter lari:
- a CDS encoding DNA adenine methylase — protein sequence MLEENPQFLKEQIITYLGNKRSLLEFLNQGFKFAQNELKKDKFSFCDVFSGSGVVSRFVKPYASFIMANDLEDYSKIINECYLSNQNAKFLQELQKHYAFLTSDLKLKKGFISKLYAPNDDEYIQKNERVFYTLKNAMYLDSMREKISSLPKEIQKYFIAPLIYEASVHANTSGVFKGFYKDKNGVGKFGGNGANALSRIKGDIALKMPIFSNFTCEYEVFQKDANILAKELDSFDVAYLDPPYNQHPYGSNYFMLNLIANYKKPNEISKVSGIPKDWNRSAFNKEKKAEDALFDLINDLKAKIVLLSYNCEGFVKKENFTKRLQSLGECFVLEQKYNAFRASRNLSKRSMHIQEQLYVLKKR from the coding sequence ATGCTAGAAGAAAATCCGCAATTTTTAAAAGAACAAATCATAACTTATCTTGGTAATAAAAGATCTTTGCTCGAGTTTTTAAATCAAGGCTTTAAATTCGCACAAAATGAGCTTAAAAAAGACAAATTTAGTTTTTGTGATGTATTTAGTGGCTCTGGGGTAGTTTCGCGTTTTGTGAAGCCTTATGCGAGTTTTATCATGGCAAATGATTTGGAAGATTATTCTAAAATCATCAATGAGTGTTATTTAAGCAATCAAAACGCGAAATTTTTACAAGAATTACAAAAACATTATGCTTTTTTAACTTCTGATTTAAAACTCAAAAAAGGCTTTATAAGCAAGCTTTATGCGCCAAATGATGATGAGTATATCCAAAAGAATGAAAGAGTTTTCTACACACTTAAAAACGCTATGTATTTAGACTCTATGCGAGAAAAAATTTCAAGCCTGCCAAAAGAAATTCAAAAATACTTCATCGCACCGCTTATCTATGAAGCAAGTGTACATGCAAATACAAGCGGGGTTTTTAAAGGCTTTTATAAAGATAAAAATGGAGTGGGAAAATTTGGAGGAAATGGAGCAAATGCGCTTAGTCGTATAAAGGGTGATATAGCTTTAAAAATGCCTATTTTTTCAAATTTTACTTGTGAGTATGAGGTTTTTCAAAAAGACGCAAATATTTTAGCTAAGGAGCTTGATAGCTTTGATGTGGCGTATTTAGACCCACCTTATAATCAACACCCTTATGGATCAAATTATTTTATGTTAAATTTAATCGCTAATTATAAAAAGCCAAATGAAATTTCAAAGGTTTCTGGCATACCAAAAGACTGGAACCGCAGTGCTTTTAACAAAGAAAAAAAAGCCGAAGATGCTTTGTTTGATTTGATAAATGATTTAAAAGCTAAGATTGTATTACTTTCTTATAATTGTGAGGGTTTTGTAAAAAAAGAAAATTTCACAAAAAGACTTCAAAGTCTTGGAGAATGTTTTGTGCTTGAGCAAAAGTATAATGCCTTTAGAGCTAGTAGAAACCTTTCTAAACGCTCTATGCATATACAAGAACAACTCTATGTATTAAAAAAACGCTAA
- a CDS encoding radical SAM/SPASM domain-containing protein: MDYELFKHVSTLHEGNTIYFYNWMNNIGLSIEKENILKIDSNIVNFSKHFEQTNIDYLIKNMFISKNIILDGLELQKEEFKKQLQRENDSLHLILLPAGYACNFRCVYCYENHQNTSKFSTFHNDKILQLINKHLDKNIHIEYFGGEPLLNYKWIKIFQEKIKNIQHNASMTTNGYLLSSNKFQDLLQRNITNYQITIDGIQETHDKLRIKCNGSGSYKTIMKNLQDISKLNSNYSIILRCNFNQESSKKLNRKLFFENLNFLKHDYRFRLIFRPIGLYSDANGTTTNKTFNAYYKDKYNVQNLWEQEALERGFLLGDISLYSQIGGSICYASKKNTMTITPDMNILKCTIAVDQTYNNFGKIKDNIVLNANKIQQWEKYINFDSNCGECFFFFQCMGRSCALKNFIKKDKACPIQPTDRDQIIDKIRKQKLILKERLIDNEKKNYFKQDNIKY; the protein is encoded by the coding sequence ATGGATTACGAACTTTTTAAACATGTTAGCACATTACATGAAGGAAATACAATCTACTTTTACAATTGGATGAATAATATAGGTTTATCAATAGAAAAAGAAAATATTCTTAAAATTGATTCAAACATAGTAAATTTCTCAAAACACTTCGAGCAAACAAATATTGATTATTTAATAAAAAACATGTTTATTAGCAAAAATATCATTTTAGATGGATTGGAACTACAAAAAGAAGAATTCAAGAAACAACTTCAAAGAGAAAATGATAGCTTACATCTTATCTTACTACCAGCTGGTTATGCTTGTAATTTTAGATGTGTATATTGTTACGAAAACCATCAAAATACTTCAAAATTTTCCACATTTCATAATGATAAAATTTTACAATTAATCAATAAACATCTTGATAAAAACATTCACATAGAATATTTTGGTGGAGAACCTTTGCTAAACTACAAATGGATTAAAATATTTCAAGAAAAAATTAAAAATATTCAACATAATGCTTCTATGACAACAAATGGATATTTACTATCAAGTAATAAATTTCAAGATTTACTACAAAGAAACATAACAAATTATCAAATTACAATAGACGGAATTCAAGAAACACATGATAAACTTCGAATCAAATGTAATGGAAGCGGAAGCTATAAAACTATAATGAAAAATTTACAAGATATTAGTAAACTTAATAGCAACTATAGTATTATATTAAGATGTAATTTTAATCAAGAAAGTTCAAAAAAATTGAACAGGAAATTATTTTTTGAAAATTTGAATTTCTTAAAACATGACTATAGGTTTAGATTGATATTTCGCCCTATTGGTCTATATTCAGATGCCAACGGAACAACCACAAATAAAACTTTTAATGCATATTACAAAGATAAGTATAATGTGCAAAATTTATGGGAGCAAGAAGCTCTCGAAAGAGGTTTTTTACTTGGTGATATATCTCTTTATAGTCAAATTGGTGGTTCCATTTGTTACGCCTCTAAAAAAAACACAATGACAATAACACCTGATATGAATATTCTAAAATGTACAATTGCTGTAGATCAAACATATAATAATTTTGGAAAAATAAAAGATAATATAGTTTTGAATGCGAATAAAATACAACAATGGGAAAAATATATAAACTTTGATTCCAACTGTGGCGAATGTTTTTTCTTTTTTCAATGCATGGGAAGATCTTGCGCATTAAAAAACTTTATAAAAAAAGATAAAGCATGTCCTATTCAACCAACAGATCGAGACCAAATCATCGACAAAATTCGAAAACAAAAACTAATTTTAAAAGAAAGGTTAATAGATAATGAGAAAAAAAATTATTTTAAACAAGACAACATTAAATATTAA
- a CDS encoding GTPase, which translates to MKNIIEQYKNKIAILQNVESELVDHQICDQEKITHLKNTLQDKIENFKPKMMVYGVYNSGKSTLINALVGKEVAKTGDAPETKQVQSYKYNDFEIFDTPGVNAPEEDQKIADDYYKQCELILFVMSNENVEQTFLYEKIKKIIDDNKSAIIILNKKQNVSDEDDIKQREVIYLNLEKSGFDKEDAKEKISVYSVNALSAYKGKSENKNLLYENSGFYELENKIKDLFYSSGEKEIIQLCNKNINDFIDNVNISIDKKLDDKSIEIIENFISNTQREKEVVKHELLGIVNEKCSKLENELYDKSEGNISLLEDVIKQSVDEIKQKLENTMKEKVENLKKNIENINYTFDKLSKCGEIKFNTSNSNEDASITDFLKNDAKKWLSGLELALIAIPHPYAKLALKCVAVLNTILSTVFSDNETESQNEKNKAKQMHIINEIKNIILHIKDNFTKAITEQVNDIYNPIINSKLSEKLNAEELNAKLLDMKNRIGELNQELPNCLILKNDTTCHKAKI; encoded by the coding sequence ATGAAAAATATAATTGAACAATACAAAAACAAAATTGCCATTTTGCAAAATGTAGAATCAGAGCTGGTTGATCATCAAATTTGCGATCAAGAAAAAATAACTCATCTTAAAAATACTTTGCAAGATAAAATAGAAAATTTTAAACCAAAAATGATGGTTTATGGGGTATATAATTCTGGAAAAAGCACCTTGATAAATGCCTTAGTAGGTAAAGAAGTAGCAAAAACAGGTGATGCTCCTGAAACAAAACAAGTACAATCTTACAAATATAATGATTTTGAAATTTTTGATACTCCAGGAGTAAATGCACCCGAAGAAGATCAAAAAATAGCAGATGATTATTATAAGCAGTGTGAATTGATTTTGTTCGTAATGAGCAATGAAAATGTTGAGCAAACCTTTTTATATGAAAAAATAAAAAAAATTATAGATGATAATAAATCAGCCATTATTATCTTAAATAAAAAACAAAATGTAAGCGATGAAGATGATATTAAGCAACGCGAAGTAATTTACTTAAATCTTGAAAAATCTGGTTTTGATAAAGAAGATGCTAAAGAAAAAATATCCGTTTATTCGGTTAATGCATTAAGTGCTTATAAAGGTAAATCTGAAAATAAAAATCTTTTATATGAAAATAGTGGATTTTATGAACTTGAAAACAAAATCAAAGATTTATTCTATAGCAGTGGCGAAAAAGAAATAATACAATTATGTAATAAAAATATTAATGATTTTATAGATAATGTTAATATATCTATAGATAAAAAGTTAGATGATAAATCTATAGAAATTATAGAAAATTTCATCAGCAACACTCAACGCGAAAAAGAAGTAGTAAAACATGAATTACTAGGCATTGTCAATGAAAAATGCTCTAAATTAGAAAATGAGTTATATGATAAAAGCGAAGGCAATATATCTTTGCTTGAAGATGTGATAAAACAAAGCGTAGATGAAATAAAACAAAAATTAGAAAATACCATGAAAGAAAAAGTTGAAAATCTCAAAAAAAATATTGAAAATATCAACTATACTTTTGATAAATTAAGTAAATGCGGTGAAATTAAATTTAATACCTCTAACTCTAATGAAGATGCTAGTATAACAGATTTCTTAAAAAATGATGCAAAAAAATGGTTAAGTGGATTGGAGCTTGCACTTATAGCGATTCCACATCCTTATGCAAAATTAGCTCTAAAATGTGTTGCAGTTTTAAATACTATACTATCAACTGTTTTTTCAGACAATGAAACAGAATCTCAAAATGAAAAAAATAAAGCAAAACAAATGCATATTATCAATGAAATAAAAAATATAATTCTTCATATTAAAGATAATTTTACAAAAGCAATAACTGAACAAGTTAATGATATTTATAATCCGATTATCAATAGTAAATTATCTGAAAAATTAAACGCAGAGGAGCTTAACGCTAAGTTGCTAGATATGAAAAATCGCATTGGGGAATTAAATCAAGAGTTACCCAACTGCTTAATTTTAAAAAACGACACAACCTGTCATAAAGCTAAAATATAA
- a CDS encoding dynamin family protein, with product MKEQLNQFYHDLEKLSIIGTNLLKKREQVENYVKEFKENCVKINIAQLETKNQEIGEFLKQKLDSIHLAISNWENEILKLSNEDKFRDELENNFIVIIYGKVKAGKSTLGNFVASNCLESQKPYFKVYDKTGKERESEKLEEIQEFKTDITECTSSIQLFKLGGKDENGGIAWVDTPGLLSTTEENGNLAKQYIEAADYIIFPTSSDAPLQNDEIEQINELVNSGKGSALRLIITKSDKTIQDEVDGKIVAILENKKEEDRKKQEEYVLNTTKEKIPNLEHNEKIMSISVFTAQEGIKTNNIELFKNSNIEEFYNSMSLVLTKKAQKLKEEVPQKRLNSLINSILEKSNAKDDYQALKNLIEEKKREGQAIQSNLNNEISLLLHEELNIIVNEINEFNAEEKFKNTAKTIAEKVNNQICSEVNKLVNDFVMRFNIIAPALDSKIETKYKTYKYTIPRGFFEKFINTISFDYFYKEEITNKKIKAGDNRSELIEKNIQLLKKHYEEVANESIKTFYNDVLVPCEKIAEGLKINIISLENKLLKLKENK from the coding sequence ATGAAAGAACAACTAAATCAATTCTATCATGACTTAGAAAAATTAAGCATAATAGGAACTAATTTACTTAAAAAAAGAGAGCAAGTAGAAAATTATGTAAAAGAATTTAAAGAAAATTGTGTAAAAATCAATATAGCTCAACTTGAAACTAAAAATCAAGAAATTGGTGAATTTTTAAAGCAAAAGTTAGATTCAATACACCTAGCTATATCCAACTGGGAAAATGAAATTTTAAAACTTTCTAATGAAGACAAATTTAGAGATGAATTAGAAAATAATTTCATTGTTATTATTTATGGAAAAGTAAAGGCCGGTAAAAGTACTTTAGGAAATTTTGTAGCTAGCAATTGCTTAGAAAGTCAAAAACCTTATTTTAAAGTCTACGATAAAACCGGAAAAGAAAGAGAAAGTGAAAAACTAGAAGAAATTCAAGAATTTAAAACAGATATTACAGAATGCACTAGTTCTATACAATTATTCAAACTAGGCGGAAAAGATGAAAATGGTGGTATAGCATGGGTAGACACTCCAGGATTATTATCTACAACGGAAGAAAATGGAAATTTAGCTAAACAATATATCGAAGCTGCTGATTATATCATCTTTCCAACTAGCTCTGATGCACCTTTACAAAATGATGAAATAGAACAAATCAATGAATTAGTAAATTCTGGTAAAGGCTCTGCTTTAAGATTAATCATCACAAAATCAGACAAAACAATACAAGATGAAGTAGATGGAAAAATAGTTGCTATATTAGAAAATAAAAAAGAAGAAGATAGAAAAAAACAAGAAGAATATGTTTTAAATACAACCAAAGAAAAAATCCCAAATTTAGAACACAATGAAAAAATTATGTCAATTTCAGTTTTTACAGCACAAGAAGGGATTAAAACAAACAATATAGAATTATTTAAAAACAGTAATATAGAAGAATTTTACAATTCTATGTCTTTAGTGCTAACAAAAAAAGCTCAAAAGCTCAAAGAAGAAGTGCCACAAAAAAGATTAAATTCTTTAATTAATTCTATTTTAGAAAAATCAAACGCCAAAGATGACTATCAAGCTTTAAAGAATCTAATCGAAGAAAAAAAGAGAGAAGGACAAGCTATACAATCTAACTTGAATAATGAAATTTCTTTATTATTGCACGAAGAATTAAACATTATAGTAAATGAAATTAATGAATTTAATGCAGAGGAAAAATTTAAAAACACAGCAAAAACTATAGCAGAAAAAGTAAATAACCAAATATGCTCTGAAGTTAATAAACTAGTAAATGATTTTGTTATGCGATTTAACATCATAGCTCCTGCTTTAGATTCAAAAATAGAAACAAAATATAAAACATACAAATATACCATACCGAGAGGCTTTTTTGAAAAATTTATAAATACCATCAGTTTTGACTATTTCTACAAAGAAGAAATAACAAATAAAAAAATCAAAGCAGGTGACAATAGGTCTGAACTGATAGAAAAAAATATCCAATTGCTAAAAAAACACTATGAGGAGGTAGCAAATGAGAGTATTAAAACATTTTATAATGATGTTTTAGTTCCTTGTGAAAAAATAGCAGAAGGATTAAAAATAAACATTATAAGCCTAGAAAACAAATTATTAAAACTAAAGGAAAATAAATGA
- a CDS encoding helix-turn-helix transcriptional regulator, translating into MEKDKLSTRLVSILQCLNNGERFSLKELAQEFNVSIRTIQRDLHERLAFIPIKKENGKYFLEGYVLGKLSFKDIQNFAILSGIGRLYPSLDKEFLNDLLNEKINKAFLVKTKSYETLDREVFEELSAAIIAKYPISFHYKEKCRKANPYKLINIDHIWYLLADENDTLKTFTFSKITQLKVEKKEIFTPKEEFLKQIQKDQSNWISKENKEAILKLDKKAKEYFLRKNALTKYEFIDEDENFIYIKAFYTYDDELLNLIRYWIPYIKINKPIALKEKLFEQLNTYMQD; encoded by the coding sequence ATGGAAAAAGACAAGCTTTCTACGCGTTTAGTTTCTATACTGCAGTGTTTAAACAATGGAGAGCGTTTTAGCTTAAAAGAGCTTGCGCAAGAATTTAATGTCAGCATTCGCACCATACAAAGAGACTTGCATGAACGCCTTGCTTTTATCCCTATAAAAAAAGAAAATGGAAAGTATTTTTTAGAAGGCTATGTTTTAGGAAAATTAAGCTTTAAAGATATACAAAATTTTGCTATTTTAAGCGGTATAGGTAGGCTTTATCCTAGTTTAGATAAAGAGTTTTTAAACGACTTGCTTAATGAAAAAATCAATAAAGCCTTTTTAGTCAAAACCAAAAGCTATGAAACACTTGATAGAGAAGTTTTTGAGGAACTAAGTGCAGCTATCATAGCAAAATACCCCATTAGTTTTCACTACAAAGAAAAATGCAGAAAAGCCAATCCATACAAACTCATCAATATTGATCACATATGGTATCTTTTAGCGGATGAAAACGATACTTTAAAAACCTTTACTTTTTCTAAAATCACACAACTAAAAGTAGAAAAAAAAGAAATTTTTACCCCAAAAGAAGAGTTTTTAAAACAAATTCAAAAAGATCAAAGCAACTGGATTAGTAAAGAAAACAAAGAAGCTATTTTAAAGCTTGATAAAAAAGCCAAAGAATATTTCTTAAGAAAAAATGCCCTTACTAAATACGAATTTATAGATGAGGATGAGAATTTTATTTACATCAAGGCATTTTATACCTATGATGATGAGCTTTTAAATTTAATAAGATATTGGATACCATATATTAAAATAAACAAGCCTATTGCTTTAAAAGAAAAGCTTTTTGAGCAGTTAAATACATACATGCAAGATTAG